In Micromonospora sp. R77, one genomic interval encodes:
- the thrS gene encoding threonine--tRNA ligase — MSAPRTPAVADPVVVATGTTAADAVAAAGLPMTGPKAVVVVRDPQGQLRDLDWTPAQEVTVEPVTLDSPDGLNVLRHSTAHVLAQAVQDVFPDAKLGIGPPIENGFYYDFAVDKPFQPDDLGKLEKRMQEIVKSGQRFRRRRFGSLDEAKAELAAEPFKLELIDVKGEGLDSSEVMEVGGGELTIYDNLAANEDKVCWSDLCRGPHLPNTRLIGAFKLMRSAAAYWRGSEKNPQLQRVYGTAWPTRDELKAYLKLLEEAARRDHRKLGADLDLFSFPDEIGSGLAVFHPKGGVIKRVMEDYVRARHIEEGFQYVGTPHISKEGLFHTSGHLPYYADGMYPPMELEGADYYLKAMNCPMHNLIYRSRGRSYRQLPMRLFEFGSVYRYEKSGVVHGLTRVRGLTQDDSHSYCTKEQAPGEIKHLLGFVLSLLKDFGIDDFYLELSTRDESRLDKFVGSDEDWATATAVLEQCARETGLDLVPDPGGAAFYGPKISVQAKDAIGRTWQLSTIQYDFNQPKGFGLEYQAADGTRQQPVMIHCAKFGSIERFIGVLTEHYAGAFPAWLAPVQVVGIPIRDDHADYLQEFVGTLTRQGIRAEVDFGDDRMQKKIRNAQQQKIPFMVIAGDDDVAAGTVSFRYRDGSQRNGVPTAEAVSHILDVVRSRTNAGPSAES, encoded by the coding sequence GTGTCCGCACCCCGTACCCCCGCCGTGGCCGACCCCGTCGTCGTCGCCACCGGGACGACGGCGGCCGACGCGGTGGCCGCGGCCGGCCTGCCGATGACCGGCCCGAAGGCCGTCGTGGTGGTCCGCGACCCGCAGGGCCAGCTGCGCGACCTGGACTGGACGCCGGCGCAGGAGGTCACCGTCGAACCGGTGACCCTCGACTCGCCGGACGGCCTGAACGTGCTGCGGCACTCGACCGCGCACGTGCTCGCCCAGGCCGTGCAGGACGTCTTCCCCGACGCCAAGCTCGGCATCGGCCCGCCCATCGAGAACGGCTTCTACTACGACTTCGCGGTCGACAAGCCGTTCCAGCCGGACGACCTCGGCAAGCTCGAGAAGCGGATGCAGGAGATCGTCAAGTCCGGGCAGCGGTTCCGGCGGCGGCGCTTCGGCAGCCTGGACGAGGCCAAGGCCGAGCTGGCCGCCGAGCCGTTCAAGCTGGAGCTGATCGACGTCAAGGGGGAGGGGCTGGACTCCTCCGAGGTGATGGAGGTGGGCGGCGGCGAGCTGACCATCTACGACAACCTCGCCGCGAACGAGGACAAGGTCTGCTGGTCGGACCTGTGCCGGGGCCCGCACCTGCCGAACACCCGGCTGATCGGCGCGTTCAAGCTGATGCGCTCGGCCGCCGCCTACTGGCGCGGGTCGGAGAAGAACCCGCAGCTGCAGCGGGTCTACGGCACCGCGTGGCCGACCCGGGACGAGCTGAAGGCGTACCTGAAGCTGTTGGAGGAGGCCGCCCGGCGCGACCACCGCAAGCTCGGCGCGGACCTGGACCTGTTCAGCTTCCCCGACGAGATCGGCTCCGGCCTCGCGGTCTTCCACCCCAAGGGCGGCGTGATCAAGCGGGTGATGGAGGACTACGTCCGCGCCCGCCACATCGAGGAGGGCTTCCAGTACGTCGGGACCCCGCACATCTCGAAGGAAGGGCTCTTCCACACCTCGGGCCACCTGCCCTACTACGCCGACGGCATGTACCCGCCCATGGAGCTCGAGGGCGCGGACTACTACCTCAAGGCGATGAACTGCCCGATGCACAACCTGATCTACCGGTCGCGCGGGCGGTCCTACCGGCAGCTGCCGATGCGGCTGTTCGAGTTCGGCTCGGTCTACCGCTACGAGAAGTCCGGCGTGGTGCACGGCCTGACCCGGGTGCGCGGCCTGACCCAGGACGACTCGCACTCCTACTGCACCAAGGAGCAGGCGCCGGGTGAGATCAAGCACCTGCTCGGGTTCGTGCTCAGCCTGCTGAAGGACTTCGGCATCGACGACTTCTACCTGGAGCTGTCGACCCGCGACGAGAGCAGGCTCGACAAGTTCGTCGGCTCCGACGAGGACTGGGCGACGGCGACCGCGGTGCTGGAGCAGTGCGCCCGGGAGACCGGCCTGGACCTGGTGCCCGACCCGGGTGGCGCGGCCTTCTACGGCCCGAAGATCTCGGTGCAGGCCAAGGACGCCATCGGCCGGACCTGGCAGCTGTCGACCATCCAGTACGACTTCAACCAGCCGAAGGGCTTCGGCCTGGAGTACCAGGCGGCCGACGGCACCCGGCAGCAGCCCGTCATGATCCACTGCGCGAAGTTCGGCTCCATCGAGCGGTTCATCGGGGTGCTCACCGAGCACTACGCGGGCGCCTTCCCGGCCTGGCTCGCCCCGGTGCAGGTGGTCGGCATCCCGATCCGCGACGACCACGCCGACTACCTCCAGGAGTTCGTCGGCACGCTGACCCGGCAGGGGATCCGGGCCGAGGTCGACTTCGGCGACGACCGGATGCAGAAGAAGATCCGCAACGCGCAGCAGCAGAAGATCCCGTTCATGGTGATCGCCGGTGACGACGACGTGGCCGCCGGCACGGTCTCCTTCCGCTACCGGGACGGCTCGCAGCGCAACGGCGTACCGACGGCCGAGGCGGTCAGCCACATCCTCGACGTGGTCCGCTCCCGCACCAACGCCGGCCCCTCCGCCGAGAGCTGA
- the mscL gene encoding large conductance mechanosensitive channel protein MscL, with translation MLKGFKDFIMRGNVVDLAVGVVIGAAFTGVVTQLTKSFLEPLVRVIIVLITGNPKGISGSTPSFRGIPFDWVAFVNAVITFALTAAALYFLVVYPMNRLAERRKRGEEPPPSAPSEEVKLLTEIRDALLAGGQSIPAQQRGALDDVLGRRNEPPHAR, from the coding sequence ATGCTCAAGGGCTTCAAAGACTTCATCATGCGCGGCAACGTCGTCGACCTGGCGGTCGGTGTCGTCATCGGTGCCGCGTTCACCGGCGTGGTCACCCAGCTCACCAAGTCGTTCCTCGAACCACTGGTCCGGGTGATCATCGTTCTGATCACCGGCAACCCCAAGGGCATCAGCGGCTCGACGCCGTCGTTCCGGGGCATCCCGTTCGACTGGGTGGCCTTCGTCAACGCGGTGATCACCTTCGCGCTCACCGCGGCGGCGCTGTACTTCCTGGTCGTCTACCCGATGAACCGGCTCGCCGAGCGGCGCAAGCGCGGCGAGGAGCCGCCGCCCTCGGCGCCGAGCGAGGAGGTCAAGCTGCTCACCGAGATCCGCGACGCGCTGCTGGCCGGCGGACAGTCGATCCCGGCGCAGCAGCGCGGCGCGCTGGACGACGTGCTGGGACGCCGGAACGAGCCGCCGCACGCGCGCTGA
- a CDS encoding FadR/GntR family transcriptional regulator yields the protein MTPADRSVAVPPRGQRVRDTIAQLRERILGGEWPVGGRIPTEPQLVAALGVGRNTVREAVRALVHAGVLECRQGSGTYVVSTDELAPVVARRVTDDRMAEVIEVRRAFEVEAARLAALRRTPDDLAALDAALAAREAAWRSGRVAGFVEADAALHTAVVAAAHNGMLAELYASVGTALRGTVAQAMGDALTPERYVDHGRLVDAIRAGDPARAAIEAGAFLEPPSGA from the coding sequence GTGACACCCGCCGACCGTTCCGTCGCCGTGCCACCCCGCGGTCAGCGGGTCCGCGACACCATCGCCCAGCTCCGCGAGCGCATCCTGGGCGGCGAGTGGCCGGTCGGCGGGCGCATCCCGACCGAGCCACAGCTCGTCGCCGCGCTCGGGGTGGGGCGGAACACCGTCCGCGAGGCGGTCCGCGCCCTGGTGCACGCCGGGGTGCTGGAGTGCCGCCAGGGCTCCGGCACGTACGTGGTGTCGACCGACGAGCTGGCGCCGGTGGTGGCCCGCCGGGTCACCGACGACCGGATGGCCGAGGTGATCGAGGTCCGGCGCGCCTTCGAGGTGGAGGCCGCCCGGCTGGCCGCGCTGCGGCGTACCCCCGACGACCTGGCGGCGCTCGACGCGGCGCTCGCCGCCCGGGAGGCCGCCTGGCGCTCCGGCCGGGTCGCCGGGTTCGTGGAGGCCGACGCGGCGCTGCACACGGCGGTGGTGGCCGCCGCCCACAACGGCATGCTCGCCGAGCTCTACGCCTCCGTCGGCACGGCGCTGCGCGGCACCGTCGCCCAGGCCATGGGCGACGCCCTCACCCCCGAGCGGTACGTCGACCACGGTCGACTCGTCGACGCGATCCGGGCCGGCGATCCGGCCCGCGCGGCGATCGAGGCCGGTGCTTTTCTGGAGCCGCCCTCGGGGGCATAG